The Streptomyces avermitilis MA-4680 = NBRC 14893 genome contains a region encoding:
- a CDS encoding SMI1/KNR4 family protein — MKRELIVARAVCLAPSTSSAGVHAFEAEHRIVLPEPYRAFVAEIADGSYSGPPEYGLLSVAELPDDWGDDEQERDLSKPFPLVEAWMWEEDSDPSEDADELLEQVYNHGSIVLGTDGCAMNWHLIVTGPHRGHVWLISDVGAVPFGAQFGFTTAEPGFAGWVRHWAANKPWHDAA, encoded by the coding sequence ATGAAACGGGAACTCATCGTCGCCCGGGCCGTGTGCTTGGCGCCGAGCACTTCTTCTGCCGGAGTTCATGCCTTTGAGGCAGAACACAGGATCGTGCTGCCCGAGCCGTATCGGGCCTTCGTCGCTGAGATAGCGGACGGTTCGTACTCCGGGCCGCCCGAGTATGGACTGCTGTCGGTGGCGGAGCTGCCGGACGACTGGGGCGATGACGAGCAGGAACGCGACCTGAGTAAGCCGTTCCCGCTGGTGGAGGCATGGATGTGGGAGGAGGACTCGGACCCGTCCGAGGATGCCGACGAGCTCCTGGAGCAGGTCTACAACCACGGCTCGATCGTGCTCGGCACCGACGGGTGCGCGATGAACTGGCATCTCATCGTCACCGGACCTCACCGAGGACACGTCTGGCTGATCAGTGACGTCGGCGCTGTCCCCTTCGGTGCGCAGTTCGGGTTCACCACTGCTGAGCCTGGCTTTGCGGGCTGGGTCCGGCATTGGGCAGCGAACAAGCCCTGGCATGACGCTGCGTGA
- a CDS encoding SpoIIE family protein phosphatase, producing the protein MDRFPHAADVDFHSPLDLSKAAAAVLDDEGRISGWGFSAQRLLGHSPEDVLGKSATRLLAAPSGQPTGQRLSALCKAHKPRSTVLDLCCRDGRTLRAAVTFSPLSDRGVAATVVVAAEVEALRSWEAQLAMLQGLATESSVGLTIFDSDMRVVWGNISTDLELGGVAQYTGRPAADLFPEGEFISRHHPPDEDQIMEHVLTTGEPIIGMHYRGRAPADPGREHVWSCSYHRMLDARGEPLGLFEESLDITDRYRAQERLSLLVRAGKRIGASLDVRRTAAEIADVAVPQLADEVLVDLPPAVIEGRQPPTGSAPGHSLLRMHGRTPEGFRTSPVSYPPSSPQALSLATSRPVVDASPPEAPGGEGSAAPHSCLFVPLLTRDAILGLVTFRRSSNPDPFGPEEQTLAVELAERAAVGIDNARRYTSQHAAALVLQRSLLPQHLPEQSAVDVAYRYLPADSRVGVGGDWFDVIPLSGARVGLTVGDVVGHGVHAAATMGRLRATVRTLALLDLDPAELLTRLDDLVAQDSDSHAEGGPIDEALGVTCLYAIYDPVSSRCVWASAGHPPPIVADASGSVALSALAPGPPLGLGGLPYENVELNLSSGSVVAFFTDGVVEDRRTDIDIGIDRLAQVLTWQRCPLEELCDRALSDMPPGPQADDATLLLVRTRRLGADHVADLELPPEPTMVAHARTLTERQLAIWGLSELSFTASLVVSELVTNGIRYATGPVMLRLIRDRCLLCEVSDNAHTAPHLRRARRDDEGGRGLFLVAQVSQRWGTRYTSSGKTIWAELAIP; encoded by the coding sequence ATGGATCGTTTTCCGCATGCGGCCGACGTCGATTTCCATAGTCCTCTGGACCTCTCCAAGGCCGCGGCCGCGGTGCTGGACGACGAAGGCCGCATTTCCGGGTGGGGATTCTCGGCCCAGCGCCTCCTCGGACATTCACCCGAGGATGTGCTCGGCAAGTCGGCCACCCGGCTGCTGGCCGCTCCCTCGGGCCAGCCCACGGGCCAGCGGCTGTCCGCCCTGTGCAAGGCGCACAAGCCCCGCAGCACCGTCTTGGACCTCTGCTGTCGGGACGGACGTACCCTGCGCGCGGCCGTGACGTTCAGCCCCCTCTCGGACCGGGGCGTCGCTGCGACCGTCGTGGTCGCGGCCGAGGTGGAGGCGCTACGCAGCTGGGAAGCGCAGTTGGCGATGCTGCAGGGACTGGCGACCGAGTCTTCCGTGGGCCTGACGATCTTCGACAGCGACATGCGCGTCGTCTGGGGGAACATCTCCACCGACTTGGAACTCGGGGGAGTCGCCCAGTACACCGGCCGACCGGCCGCGGACCTCTTTCCTGAGGGCGAATTCATCTCCCGCCACCACCCCCCGGACGAAGACCAGATCATGGAGCACGTGCTGACGACGGGGGAACCGATCATCGGCATGCACTACCGCGGGCGCGCCCCCGCCGACCCGGGGCGCGAGCACGTCTGGTCCTGCTCGTACCACCGGATGCTGGACGCCCGAGGCGAACCGCTGGGGCTGTTCGAGGAGTCCCTGGACATCACCGACCGCTACCGCGCACAGGAACGCCTGTCGCTGCTGGTGCGGGCAGGAAAGCGCATCGGTGCCTCGCTGGACGTGCGCCGTACGGCCGCGGAGATTGCCGACGTGGCGGTACCGCAGCTGGCCGACGAGGTGCTCGTGGACCTGCCGCCGGCGGTCATCGAGGGACGGCAGCCGCCGACGGGCTCGGCGCCGGGGCACAGTCTGCTGCGGATGCACGGCCGGACCCCGGAAGGATTCCGGACCAGTCCCGTCTCCTACCCACCCTCGTCACCGCAGGCACTGAGCCTGGCCACCAGCCGCCCCGTCGTCGACGCCTCCCCGCCCGAGGCACCGGGCGGGGAGGGATCGGCCGCCCCGCACTCCTGCCTGTTCGTCCCGCTGCTCACCCGCGATGCGATCCTCGGCCTTGTCACCTTCCGGCGCAGCAGCAACCCCGATCCCTTCGGCCCCGAGGAGCAGACGCTCGCCGTGGAACTGGCCGAGCGAGCCGCCGTCGGCATCGACAACGCCCGCCGTTACACCAGCCAGCATGCGGCGGCCCTGGTACTGCAGCGCAGCCTGCTGCCACAGCACCTGCCTGAGCAGAGCGCCGTCGACGTGGCGTACCGCTACCTGCCTGCCGACAGCCGCGTGGGCGTGGGCGGCGACTGGTTCGACGTGATCCCGCTGTCCGGTGCCCGAGTGGGCCTGACCGTCGGCGACGTGGTGGGCCACGGTGTGCACGCGGCCGCGACCATGGGCCGGCTGCGCGCCACCGTACGGACCCTGGCCCTGCTGGACTTGGATCCGGCCGAGCTGCTCACCCGGCTGGACGACCTGGTCGCGCAGGACTCGGACTCCCACGCGGAGGGCGGGCCGATCGACGAGGCGCTCGGGGTGACCTGCCTGTACGCGATCTACGACCCGGTCAGCAGCCGGTGCGTCTGGGCGAGCGCGGGCCATCCCCCGCCGATCGTGGCCGATGCGAGCGGCTCGGTGGCCTTGTCCGCGCTGGCGCCGGGACCGCCCCTGGGGCTGGGGGGCCTGCCCTACGAGAACGTTGAGCTGAACCTGTCCAGCGGCAGCGTGGTGGCGTTCTTCACCGACGGGGTCGTGGAGGACCGGCGCACCGACATCGACATCGGTATCGACCGTCTGGCCCAGGTGCTCACCTGGCAACGATGCCCGCTGGAGGAGCTGTGCGACCGGGCGCTGTCGGACATGCCGCCCGGACCACAGGCGGACGATGCCACGCTGCTGCTCGTCCGCACCCGGCGGCTCGGCGCCGACCATGTGGCGGACCTGGAGCTGCCGCCTGAGCCGACCATGGTGGCTCACGCCCGCACACTCACTGAGCGCCAATTGGCGATCTGGGGCCTGTCCGAACTGTCGTTCACCGCCTCTCTCGTGGTGAGCGAGCTGGTCACCAACGGCATCCGGTACGCCACCGGGCCCGTCATGCTGAGGCTGATCAGGGATCGCTGCCTGCTGTGCGAGGTCTCCGACAACGCGCACACCGCACCCCATCTACGGCGAGCACGTCGGGACGACGAAGGAGGCCGCGGCCTGTTCCTCGTCGCCCAGGTGTCCCAGCGCTGGGGCACGCGGTACACCTCGTCCGGGAAGACGATCTGGGCCGAGCTGGCCATACCGTAG
- a CDS encoding DUF6174 domain-containing protein: MTAGRARARFLSAAVLLAALSCATTACGSSTSAGSAETKPQSTWEEPVSYSYTLTSNTQVLAGTFQVQVRDGKVAEVVGLDEDSRRQVQDLRAEVPTIGELLKTLKQARSEDADTADADYAADGHPVRISLDWDKNSIDDEALYTISSYEPTPGRRDSPLPTAPARGFQRPD, encoded by the coding sequence ATGACCGCCGGACGTGCCCGTGCTCGTTTCCTGTCCGCCGCCGTGCTGCTCGCCGCCCTGTCGTGCGCGACCACAGCCTGCGGCTCCTCGACATCCGCAGGTTCCGCCGAGACCAAGCCACAGAGCACCTGGGAGGAACCTGTCTCGTACTCCTACACGCTGACATCGAACACCCAGGTCCTGGCGGGGACCTTCCAGGTGCAGGTACGCGACGGCAAGGTGGCGGAAGTGGTCGGGCTCGACGAGGACAGCCGGCGGCAGGTACAGGATCTGCGCGCCGAAGTACCCACGATCGGCGAGCTGTTGAAGACGCTGAAGCAGGCCCGCAGCGAAGACGCGGACACGGCGGACGCGGACTACGCCGCCGACGGCCACCCCGTGCGGATCTCCCTGGACTGGGACAAGAACTCCATCGACGACGAAGCCCTGTACACGATCAGCTCCTACGAACCGACCCCCGGCCGGCGCGACTCACCGCTCCCGACGGCACCGGCCCGCGGGTTCCAGCGGCCGGACTGA
- a CDS encoding XF1762 family protein produces the protein MNESRPHLVPVRSRDAEDFVRLRHRHHPPPAGQVFSVGAADDTGILRAVAVVGRPVAQPTASSRSLNP, from the coding sequence ATGAACGAGTCCCGCCCGCACCTGGTGCCCGTCCGCTCCCGTGACGCCGAGGATTTCGTCCGCCTCCGGCATCGGCACCACCCCCCGCCCGCCGGACAGGTCTTCTCGGTCGGTGCCGCCGACGACACCGGCATCCTGCGCGCCGTGGCCGTGGTCGGCCGCCCCGTCGCCCAGCCGACAGCTTCGTCCCGCTCACTGAACCCATGA